The region CAACGGGTTGTTATTCTGTTAGATTCCGGAAACACTCATAATTTCTTGGACCCTGCTATTTTACGTATGGTTCCTTTACCTGTGTATGTGGGGGTTACGTTGAATGTTCGCATTGTTAACAGTGCTATGGTGGTCAACAAAGGCCTTTGTCACTCGGTGTCCCTCAAAATTCAGGGTCATTGTTTTTCCACAGATTTTTACCTTACTCCCTTAGGAGGTTGTGACGTGGTGTTGAGCGTGGATTGGTTGCACACGTTGGGTCCGATTCTCTGGGATTTCAACTTGATGACTATGAAGTTTGGCCAAGAGCCGCATTCCACCCTCCAGCATGGGTTGACCCCTTCTGGGTTAACGTTGGAAGATGGTGCTACCTTCCTTCGTTCCACTCCTTCACAGAACAAAGGGTTCCTGTTGCAATTGTGGTCTCAGCCCCATTCCTGCTCGGCTACCACTTCACAGGAATCTCTTTAGGTTTTACCTCACCCATCTCTTCAGGCGTTACTCGCTAAatttgggtttgtttttgttgcaCCTACTGAGCTCCCTCCCCCACGGTCCCATAACCATCAGATTATCCTTCAAAATCCAACGCCTGTGAGCGTTCGGCCTTCTCGCTACCCTTatttccaaaaaacaaaaattgaaaagattgGTACCGATCTTTTGGCCTCCGAAGTGATTCAACCAAGCAATAGTCCGTTTTCCTCTCCGGTTCTGCTTGTTCGGAAGGCGGACGGCAGCTGGCCCTTATGTGTTGATTACCGTGCTCTCAACCAGGACATGGTGAAGGATAAGTACCCCATACCAGTGATTGATGAGCTCCTTGATGAGCTGTTTGGTGCACGGATTTTCTCCAAGTTGGACTTGCGGTCAAGCTACCACTAGATTCGTGTCCGCCCAGAAGATGTTCCGAAGACGGCTTTTCGGACTCACGACAGCCATTACGAGTTCCTCGTAATACCCTTCGGTTTGACGAACGCCCCCTCCACCTTCCAGGGGCTTATGAATGATATATTCAAGCCATTTCTTCGCCAATTTGAACTGGTTTTTTCTTTACAATATCTTGGTCTATAGCAACTGTTTGTCTGACCATTTGAAGCACCTCCGGCAGGTTTTGGAGGTCCTTCAATCTCATTAGCTCTATGCGAAGGAATCTAAGTGTCGATTTGGGGTTGAAGAGGTCGACTATCTCGGCCATTTGATTTCCAGTAATGGCATGCGGGCTGATCCCTCCAAATTGGATTCTATGATCCAATGGCCTATTCCTACCAACATCAAATCCCTTTGTGGTTTTTTGGGTCTCACAAGGTATTACCGGAAATTCATCCGGACCTACGGTTCCATTGCAACCCCCTGACTGCCTTATTGCGCAAAAATGCCTTTCACTGGTCGCCTGCTGCAACTGAGGCCTTTCTACACCTTAAGGAGGCGGTGGCATCCCCACCGGTCTTGCGGCTTCCTGATTTCACTAAGCGGTTCACCATCGAATGTGACGCTTGTGGCACCGGCTTGGGGGCAGTGTTGATGCAAGAAGGGCGTCCCATCGCCTACTTTAGCCAAGCCTTGAAGGGCCGTGCTCTGCTACTGTCCACGTACGAAAAGGAGTTGCTCTCTCTTGTCTCGGCCGTCTAGAAATGGCGGCCGTATTTACTGGGGCAACCCTTCAACGTCAAAACTGATCAGCAGTCACTCAAGTACCTTTTGGAACAAAAGGTTGCGACCATTTCCCAGCAAAGGTGGATTTCGAAGCTCCTTGGCTATGATTTCATTATTGAATATAAGAAGGGTAAGGAAAACCTGGTGGCATATGCCCTTTCACAGAAGTATGAGAATTGTCCTGCCACTGCCGACCTCTccatttctcttatttcttttcccACCCCGAATTGGGTGGCCGATCTCAAGGCTTCTTATGGTTTGGACCCAGAGATAGTCTATTCTACTCAATCTTCAGCAAAATCCAGCTAATTTTAAAGACTTCTCCCTACAACAGGGTCTCCACTGAAAAAGGGTCATTTATGGGTGGTTCGACACTCACCATTTCAGCTTCAGTTATTAAAATTTCTTCATTCTAACCCCACGGCTGGCCACTCTGGTTATCATAAAACTGTCCACCGTGCTAAAGCTAATTTTTACTGGTATGCGGAAAGATATCCGCCAGTTTGTGCAAGAATGTGTTGTTTGCCAGGTTGGCAAACCTGAGCTTATCCACCCTCCGGGCCTCTTGCAACCACTCCCTATTCCGAGCAGGGTTTGGTCTGATATCTCGATGGATTTCATCGAAGGTCTGCCGATTTCTCATGGTTCATCGGTTATTTTGGTAGTGGTGGATCGTTTTACTAAGTACGGGCACTTTATTGCTCTTTCTCATCCATACACGGCTTCTAAGGTGGCTCAGGTTTTCATAGCGAATGTGTTGAAACTTCATGGGATGCCGACTACTATTGTTTTAGATCGCGATCCCGTATTCACCAGCTCTTTTTGGTAGGAATTGTTCCAACTCCAGGGTATTTCCTTGGCATTCAGTTCAGCTTATCATCCCCAGTCTGATGGCCAGACTGAAGCCTTGAACAAGTGTGTTGAAACCTACTTGAGGTGCTACACGGCTTCTAAGCCTAGGGATTAGAGTACATGGCTTCCCATGGCTGAATGGTGGTATAACACCAACCATCATTCTGCCACGAGTATGACGCCATTCGAGGCCGTATATAGGTACCCTCCTCCATCCCTAATTTCCTTGTGCCCGGTACTGCTGCTAATTTGGTTGTAGATGTGTAGCTCTACACTCGAGGATTGCGATTCCATCATCAATATTTTAAAGGAGAATTCATACAAAGCTCAGAATAGGATGAAAAAACAGGCTGATAAAACAAGAACTGAAAGGGTGTTTCAGGAAGGGGATTGGGTGTACCTTCGCCTCCAGCCGTAACGTCACAAGTCTCTTGCTACTTGCAAAAACTTAAAGCTTTCCCCTTGCTTTTTTGGTCCCTTCCAGGTTCTCCAAAAGATTGGGACAGTGGCCTATAAGCTGGATTTGCCAGCAGCAACTCGCCTCCACCCCGTATTTCATGTGTCCTACTTGAAGAAGAAGTTGGGACAGCACATGATTCCTCTTCCCACTCTTCCGCCGGTGGATGCCAATGGAGAAATTCAACCAGAACTAAAGTCTATTCTGGATACACGGGTCAGTGAGCATAGGTGTCACTCTCTTACTGAGCTTCTTGTTCGTTGGAAAGGGACAACCGCTAAGGAGGATACTTGGGAGAAAGCTTGGAAGCTTCGGGCACAATacccgcaccttgtgggcaaggtgctctaAGGGGGAAGACTTGTTATGCATGCAATTGAGAGGGGTTTGGATTAGGGATTGCAGAATTAGGGATTGATCAATACGGCTAGTAGGAATCACTGCTAGGGCTGAGGTGGCAGAGAAATAAGATGCTCTGcgttttttgttaaaattattGTCGTTTTATGCTTTCTGTGTTTTAAGTTTTCCTTGGTGCGTTTAGTAGCATTTCCTTGTAATGTTCTAGAACTTTGCTAGGCGGTTGAGAGGAGAAGCTCCAGCTGGCATTCTGTTAGAAGGATAAACAGAATGGGTAGTTTATATATAGCTGGGTATGGGAAGGAAAGGAGGTAGAAAAGAATCTAGACGTTAGTGACTCATCCTCAGGAGAAAGAGCCTCTCGAATGCtcattatctttttttaatgaaactcTAGTATTTCTCTCTATTATCTTCTCcataatttctctaaaaaaccctaaacccaaaaataGCACTTAATAGAAGGCCTGTTCCCactcacaaaaagaaaagccCCCTCCAAatgctttcctttcttttcgGGAATATAAGGACGCTTCTGCATTTCGGTGTTCTCGTCAAATCCCTTTTCTTAATACCCCTATTCTCCTTTCATCCGGAGCTGCCATAACTTGGGTTCATCATTGGCAGATTTACGACAAGTCTTCCTTAGGCTTAGGCAACACAACCTGAAGATGAACCCTCTAAAGTGCTTCTTCGGAGTATCGTCAGGGAAATTCCTCGGCCTAGAGACAAGAAGAGAAGACAAAGTAGGAAAGGAATAGCTAATCttgatataggaaaaaaggGAAGAGACGAACATGAGAATTATCAAAGGAACATGAGATCGGTAACCAATTACACACGCTTCCTCCCTAGCTAGTTTGACCACGAATGAGTCTGATTCCCCTCATTGATTGGGCCTCTTGATCTCGCTATCATTGAATCAGTCATTCATGCAGGGTCTTTCTAGTTCTATTTCTAGTAAGGTGATGGGTTCTCTCTCGCTCCTCTTCTCATGTGCAGGGATAGGCTCATAGTACGTGAGCCAGTCAAGAGCTTCCGTACAAGGGAACTTCATCCAATCGGATGGGATCAAGTGTGACTTTTCACGCAGGTAAACCTCAGCTTTAGTTGGCAGACCAACCACTTTCTCTACTGATCTCTTTAGCCCAGGAACGCTTAATTTCCCAACCAATAGGACGCGGGATAGCCCATGTCTTCTCTCAATTAACCGCAAAGAGGACCCCCCTTTAGACACCGAGAACTCAAAAGCTTTAGACTCAATGTAAGACCAACTCAGATAAGCCATCTTCCATAACCAACAAACAAGCCCAATAGAGAGACAACAGAAGAAGACGATGGAGACGCGCCTACACGCCTTTTCTGGATGATCTCCAATATCTATCTCCTCAAGATATTATACCAATTTTTCAACACCACCCTAAGTTGGAGACAAAAATATAGGGCAACACTTTTTCTTGAAGAAGTAAGTTGGAGACAGAAAGCTAGGGCCATGTGGTTGAGAGAatgggataaaaatatatatataaaaaaaaaataaataaataaaaaataaaaaataaaaaacagtgtTGTGAATTCCCATCGAAGAAAATAACCTAGTGGACTCTTTAGTCATCAAAGGTTCCATATCTTCTAACTCTGCTGAAATAAAAGAGTATATAGTGCAATTCCACAATCAATTGTATTTCAAACAGTTTACTTGGCGACCAAAGGTGGATGGTCTTTCGTTCCTTTCCATTGATGTGGAAGAGTAATTGGTTGGAAAGAGATTTTGAGGAGCAAGTGTGGGAGGTGGTGAGGGATTTGAATGGTGACAAGGCACCGGGGCCAGATGGTTTTACTATGGCTTTTTCCCAGAAGTGTTGGGAGGTAATGAAAGAGGACATCATGGCAATTCTTAAGGAGTTCCATAGTCAATGGAAGTTTGTGAAGAGTCTTAAGGCAACCTTTGTTTCTCTTATACCAAAGAAGACAAAGAGTTGTGGACGTTAAGGACTTCCATCCAATTAGTTTAGTGGGTGGGGTTTATAAAATTCTTTCCCAAGTTTTAGCAAATAGGCCAAAATTGGTGTTGGGAAAGATTATCTCTAATTCACATAATTCTTTCATCAGAGGTAGAAATATTATGGGTTTAGTACTAATTGCTAATGAAATGTTTGGATAGGTGGATTAGATCGGGAGAACTTGAAGTGTTGtgtaaattggatttggagaaggctcaTGTAAATTGGGAGTTCTTGCTCTATTTGTTGAAGAGATGCAGATTTGGGGAGAAATAGAGGAATTGGATAGTATGTTGTATATCTACAGAGCGGTTTTCAATTCTTGTGAATGGTTCACCATTCGAATTTTTTTCTAGCTCTCATTATTTGAGACAGGGTATAGCCGCCATTGTTTGTGGCGGTTATGGAGCCATTGAGTAGGATGATGATTGTACAATGTATAGAGGACTTTTGTCAGGTTTTTTAGTGGGGTCAAGGAACAAGGAAGAGTTTTTAGTGTCTCATGTACTATTtgctaatgatattttgattttctgtgatgcaAATTCCAAAAAAACTTCGACATTTGCAgtgtattttcttatgttttgaagcaaatTTTGGGGAAGATCAATTTAGCAAAATCGGGAATTGTTCTTGTAGAAGCAGTGGGAGATGTAGAAGAATTGGCCAGTATTCTTGGTTGTAAAGTATCTTCATTGCCAATGAAgtatttgggtttgccgttgggtgcttcttataagGCCATATCTATTTGAATGgcattattgaaaaaatggaatgtcGTTTGGCTGGAtgaaaaaaactttatttatctaaAGTGGTAAGATTGACTCTGATAAAGAGTATGCTATCCAATTAACCTACGTATTATTTATCTCTTTCCCTGTTCAAGTGCGAGTGGCTAAAAGACTTGAGAGACTTTAGAGGGGTTTTTgagtttaaatttcatttagtgaattggGTAAGGATTTGTGCTCCGATAAaatcaggtgggttgggagttagAAATCTGATTCAGTTCAATCGAGCCCTTATGGGAAAATGGTTGTTGCGGTATGCTACAGATTATGAATATACTAAAGACCCTACCTCTTTACTTTCCAACGGAAACAGTTAAAACATTTCCATCGTAATATATCTAAAGTATGGAGTTTCCCAAAATGGGAAATCAACGATTCCGAGGTTGCTTAGGATTCAGGCTAAGGTTTCTGtttctgtctctgtctctgtctagGTGTTATGTCGGTGGGTACCTTAGAATAAAGCAAATGACAAAAGCTAATgcgaaaaaaaatgaaaggaaagaaaaatcgAGAGAAACGAAAATACATACGAGGGTTTCGGGGCGGGCGTTCTGGCGGAGACGGGCTTCGAGCTCGGGGTTGCGTGTGTTGGTGACCTGCATCACGCCGTACCCGATCACCCCCGGAACGACGCCGCATATAGTGGCGAAGGCAAGGAAGAAGGGCTTGGACTCCTTCGTCCTCCTCACCAGCCACCTCCACGTCGCGCTCTTCTCAAACAGTATCGACATTCAATCTCTGTAAACTCTCCGCCGTCTCTCTTCCCTACAatttcttggttttttattttgtagtttttacCGATTTGGAGGAGAATGACAAATTATGAGACTCTCGGCCCAGTTGAACGGAAAAGGCTTTGTTAAAGGCCCTTGAGTTTCTTTATAGGGCGAGGTGGATGGGgcaatcagtttttttttttttttttttttttttttttttttaaagataatgaGGCAATCAGTTTAAATCACGGGCTGGTTTGCTAGCAGCGGATTGTTTCAACCAATTATTAGAAAGAGCATAACTTCCATACGGTTGTGGCATAAATAAAGCATTTTTTGCCTTCCAATGAAATGTTGACATGTTAGCctgtaacaaaaaaataaaatagtttcaaAACACTGGATTTGGTCTCTAGTGTTTATATTTGCTACGAAAAAAAACACTGGAACGTCTCTCTCCTTTGTGGAGGTCGTTGCCCAGACGAATGCCACCACCCACGCCGGGAGCTCTAAGAGTCACCTTCTAAAGTGCgcattttctattcaaattgCATTCGTgtggttaaaattagaagtggGTCTTGGGTTTCAAGGGTCACCAAGGCTTTTTTGCCTGGACTTTTCATTCTCCAATTACTTTTGTTTCCAAATTGGTGTTTGATCCAACAGGTGAAGTGGGTTCTGCTTGTTTCACGCTGAAAGCCCCAAAAAGTCCCtgatttacattattttgaTGACTTATTCGATGAACTGTTGTCTTTCCTTTGATGGGTTAAAACATTGGTCCGTACAtagtgtatttttgtttttattattttttgcaaagaAAGATGTGAAGATTTTAATCAGAGAGGGAGAAACAGACGTTCTGGGGCAGCGGGTATGGGAACAATGGTGGCTGTGCGAAGGAGAGTGAGGTTCAGAGTGTTTTTTCCTAGCAGATGTTAACACTACGAGACCAAATCCCAGTGTTTTGaaactatttcattttttatctaggCTGACGTGTCAGTGTTTCATTGGAGGGCAGAAAATGCCTTGTTTATGCCACAACCGTATAGAAGTCACTCTCTATTAGAAATCCtaataccttctttttttttctttttttttttttttttttaaagaattgtgTATTTCCTTAAGATTTTGAGTCTTAGAGTTCATTTGGGtttctgatttcaaaaagtactatttaaaataataattttaaaatgtgcgatttaaaaaagtgattttcaaaaaccaaattaagcgtttggcaaaatcacagtttagcatttaaaatagcaaattaacttttaaaaaattatgcattttcaaaaaaatactatcttacatgcgatttgaaaaaatagattttctgcgttttcaaatctcaatttttaaaaatacagttccTAAACGATTAATATTCTACGagttggtttaaaatcgcacttattgtctacaaaattccaatccc is a window of Alnus glutinosa chromosome 4, dhAlnGlut1.1, whole genome shotgun sequence DNA encoding:
- the LOC133865750 gene encoding uncharacterized protein LOC133865750: MSILFEKSATWRWLVRRTKESKPFFLAFATICGVVPGVIGYGVMQVTNTRNPELEARLRQNARPETLMMGKVNQDRLAEFLGELQRKEDTNDRYVAALRGETLTRKPYVRIQPIPKKSNTGDDKEQKNKDQK